In a single window of the Planctomycetia bacterium genome:
- a CDS encoding STAS domain-containing protein, translated as MSIKDWSDEIILAELQDDPLFSDDLNALQEAVEKRPKAHVVLDFRGVNFLNSSNIAKLLKLRKSMNSHKAELRLCGINTGAWGVLLVTGLDKIFEFCDDVPSGLASIQIQG; from the coding sequence ATGTCCATTAAGGATTGGTCAGACGAGATTATCCTTGCCGAATTGCAGGACGACCCCCTGTTTTCCGACGACCTAAATGCTCTTCAGGAGGCCGTCGAAAAGCGACCCAAGGCCCATGTCGTCCTCGACTTCCGGGGCGTCAATTTTCTTAACTCCTCGAATATCGCCAAGCTCTTAAAGCTCCGAAAGTCCATGAATTCACATAAGGCCGAACTTCGCCTCTGCGGGATAAACACCGGCGCCTGGGGCGTCCTTCTGGTCACCGGCTTGGACAAGATTTTCGAGTTCTGCGACGACGTCCCCAGCGGTCTGGCCAGCATCCAGATCCAGGGCTGA
- a CDS encoding helix-hairpin-helix domain-containing protein — protein MNHIAKPGKAHDFSSHDLHRARLASILICSACVVLLGAMPLRVPLHSPGAHKTLVAKGIDPNTAHWFELSQLPGIGESLARRIIEFRVHGESNPTISGPIFRSAADLDPISGMGEKTIRRLQPFLRLPDAGN, from the coding sequence ATGAACCACATCGCCAAGCCGGGCAAGGCGCACGACTTCTCCAGCCACGACCTCCATCGCGCCCGGCTTGCCTCAATTCTCATCTGCAGTGCGTGCGTCGTTCTTCTGGGGGCAATGCCTCTCCGCGTGCCGCTCCACAGTCCCGGTGCCCACAAAACCCTCGTCGCAAAGGGCATTGACCCCAACACAGCACATTGGTTCGAGCTATCCCAGCTTCCTGGCATCGGCGAATCACTGGCCCGTCGAATCATCGAGTTCCGAGTCCACGGAGAATCCAACCCGACCATCTCAGGCCCCATCTTCCGCTCGGCCGCCGACCTGGACCCGATTTCCGGCATGGGAGAAAAGACCATCCGCCGTCTTCAACCCTTCCTGAGGCTCCCAGACGCCGGAAATTAG
- a CDS encoding glycosyltransferase has protein sequence MGFISVDWAWRGHRSVSTEEGSSASPPSVGGYDSRGNRFMTLIQETLGRLDCSGPGERDRVCGAGSAEGRGAAEPSPLLLEAQAAGTARENAIKAVVLVCLGVVSAMVIARTGISWGRIGRSSSTFGSAAWSATLVYGSFMYAVLIWRLWMWRRYRPMAAVADEALPSVTVVMPVFNEGALVAEAIRSVVASRYPAGRLELVVVDDGSTDDSWLHILRGARAVGGRIKVTTLRHVTNKGKRHALHLGFSRGRSEVFVTVDSDSLLHPDAICNGVSALVRDRRVGCVAGCVEVLNPRTSLITRFLKCSFSLSFKFVRAYQNEFRGVFCTPGALSFYRAAFVREVADEWVNQRFLGQACTTGEDRAMTNLFLREGWLTAYQGNSKVFSKMPETFAGMCRMFLRWARSNIRETVVLFGFLFRRFRGAFVNTFRLNMLLATLSLVLPPIFAVGSIMLLVTRDGYALNQFLAVMVYSLSVAVIYYLNERDTDWVWLIVYELVWVSCLWWIIPYAFISLRNTGWLTRSAGPESCKPLLAGPATAN, from the coding sequence ATGGGATTCATCAGTGTGGATTGGGCCTGGCGGGGGCATCGCTCTGTTTCGACGGAGGAGGGGTCCTCCGCGAGCCCGCCGTCGGTTGGCGGCTACGATTCCCGTGGAAACCGATTCATGACGCTCATCCAGGAAACGCTTGGTCGCCTCGATTGTTCCGGGCCCGGGGAGCGGGATCGGGTTTGCGGCGCGGGCTCGGCTGAGGGGCGCGGCGCGGCGGAGCCATCGCCGCTGCTGCTTGAAGCGCAGGCGGCCGGGACGGCGCGCGAGAACGCGATAAAGGCCGTGGTGCTGGTGTGCTTGGGCGTGGTCAGCGCGATGGTCATTGCGCGGACGGGGATTTCATGGGGGCGGATCGGTCGATCGTCGAGCACCTTTGGAAGCGCGGCGTGGAGTGCGACACTTGTTTATGGTTCGTTCATGTATGCCGTGCTCATTTGGCGGCTTTGGATGTGGCGACGGTATCGGCCGATGGCGGCTGTTGCGGATGAGGCTCTGCCGAGCGTGACGGTGGTCATGCCGGTGTTTAATGAGGGGGCGCTGGTTGCGGAGGCGATTCGGTCGGTGGTGGCGAGTCGGTACCCTGCCGGGCGACTGGAGCTTGTGGTCGTCGACGACGGCAGCACGGACGATTCATGGTTGCACATCCTGCGCGGTGCGCGGGCGGTGGGCGGCCGAATCAAGGTGACGACTCTGCGGCACGTCACCAACAAGGGCAAGCGACACGCGCTGCACCTGGGCTTTTCGCGGGGGCGGTCCGAGGTGTTCGTGACGGTGGATTCAGACAGTCTTTTGCATCCCGATGCGATTTGCAACGGCGTTTCGGCGCTGGTTCGAGACCGGCGCGTGGGCTGTGTCGCGGGCTGCGTCGAGGTACTGAACCCGCGGACGAGCCTGATTACGCGGTTTCTCAAGTGCAGCTTCAGCTTGTCGTTCAAGTTCGTCCGGGCGTATCAGAACGAGTTTCGCGGGGTGTTTTGCACGCCCGGCGCGCTGTCGTTTTACCGCGCGGCTTTTGTCCGCGAGGTCGCGGATGAGTGGGTGAATCAGCGGTTTCTCGGTCAGGCCTGTACGACGGGCGAGGACCGGGCGATGACGAATCTTTTCCTGCGCGAGGGTTGGCTGACGGCGTACCAGGGAAACTCGAAGGTATTCAGCAAGATGCCGGAGACGTTTGCGGGGATGTGCCGGATGTTTCTGCGATGGGCGCGGAGCAACATTCGCGAGACGGTCGTGCTGTTTGGTTTTCTCTTTCGGCGGTTCCGCGGGGCATTTGTCAATACGTTTCGCCTGAACATGTTACTGGCGACGCTTTCGCTCGTATTGCCGCCGATCTTTGCCGTGGGCAGCATCATGCTGCTTGTGACGAGAGACGGCTATGCGTTGAATCAGTTTCTTGCGGTGATGGTGTACTCATTGAGTGTGGCGGTGATTTATTACCTCAACGAGCGCGACACGGATTGGGTCTGGCTGATCGTGTACGAGCTTGTGTGGGTAAGCTGTTTGTGGTGGATCATACCGTACGCGTTCATTTCGCTCCGCAACACCGGATGGCTGACGCGAAGCGCGGGGCCGGAATCTTGCAAACCATTGCTCGCCGGCCCGGCGACGGCGAACTGA